ATAAAATCACCGACCGCGATGAATGGCGTAAAGACCAGCCGGCGCAAATTCAGGTATCGCGGGATAAGCTGGTTGAGGCGGTAAAAGATATTCTAAGCAGATATCAGTAAATCGCGCAGTATTTTAAAATCACAATAAATATTATCGCCATGAAATAACACACCCCTAACCCCTCTCAAGAGGGGAATAATAGATTTCCTCATTGCGTTCGTTTATCGGGTTTAAACACAGTATCTTAGGGAAAAATAGGCATCCGTGATTAAAAAAAGTGAAAAAATATTAAACTTATGGGTTGCATTAACCGTTATATTATTTTAAATATTGTTAGTTTAATGAGGAGTCGGTTTAAATTAAATATTGATAATGAAATATCCTGATAAAAATATCAAAGCTGAAAAATTTACGGCGGAAATGTTGCCCCAGGTTTCCCGGACATTCAACCTGGCAATAAAATTTTTGCCGAAAGAACTTAGCCGCTCTGTGGGGCTGGCGTATCTTTTATGCCGTATTGCCGATACTTACGAGGATTCAGACATATTAAATCCGTCCGAGAGACAGGAAATGCTTTTGAATTATGCGGCGCTTTTAGATGATTGCAATCATTACGACAAAGATTTAGTAAATAGTTTGGAAAACGCATTTGTCGATTGCAGTCAACCGCGTCAACCTGATTCAAATCAAGCCACCGCTAAAAACCTTCAATCAGCCGATGATCTTCCCAGCATAAGATTAGTTGAGAATCTGAATCTGGTTCTTTCCTCGGTGAATACTCTTCCCGCGAACCACAAAAAGCATATTTTCAACAGGGCGCAGGAGATGGCTAAGGGCATGGCTAATTATACGATGCTTGCCAGCGGCAGAGAATCGAATGTATGTTTCCTAAAAGATGAGGCTGACTGGGACAACTATTGCTACTATGTTGCCGGAACTGTCGGTCATATGCTAACCGATATTTTTTCCGATTATGCCGGTTTCTCCGATACTGCCAGAGAGAAACTTCATATATTTGGCAGGTCTTTCGGCATAGGCCTTCAGAAAGTTAATGTTTTGAAGGATGCCGTAGTTGACACTAAACGCGGAATCTGTTTTTTGCCGCAGACATTTATCGACCGTTATGGTGTCTCATTTCCTCAGTTATCTGGCACCGGTTCCAAAGGAGACCTATCAGGGCTTGTCAGCGCTGTGGTTGATGTATGCCGCAATCATTTTCAGGATTCGCTCGAATATATCAAGATTATCCCTCATAAGCAGCTTGGTTTGAGGATGTTTCTTATAGTGCCGGTTATGTTAGCTGCCGCCACGATGAGGCTGTTTTCCGATTATCCTCAGCATCTCCTTGAAAAAGGCGATATAAAACTTACCCGCAAGGATGTCTGGCGTCTTGTAAGACGGTCATTCTACTGCAAATTTTCCAATCGTCTGCTAACATATTCATTCGGGAAAATTTATCCCGGGTAAAAAGTTAATAATGGAAGATTTTAAATTTGAACCTATCGGCTATATTGAATGTCCTCAATTAAAAACTATCGATGATATTTACGATAGAAAAAAGCGCGAAAAAATCAAGGCTAAGGTTGTGCTCAACGACAAGTTCGAGGAAGCCTTAGAGGATATTGAAACATTCGATTATATCTGGTTGATTTTTATATTCAATAGAAATATCGGTAAAGGGTATAAAACAAAATTTAAACCCCGACCTGACCCCTCTGCTGAAAGAGGCCTTTTCCTAACAAGGTCGCCCTATCGGCCAAATCCGATTGGCTTGTCATGTGTAAAACTGCTCGGACATGAAAAGAATATCTTATATTTCGAGAACTCCGATATTATTGACAGCACGCCGCTATTGGATATCAAACCATATATTCCCAACAGCGACAGTCATCCCAATTTGAGAGCGGGCTGGCTTGATAAGCTAAAATGATTTTCCAATGACTCGGGATGGAAAAATACCTGTAACCTTTGACATTTACTATTAAAATCCCTATATACAGATATGACTGAAGCAATTGCGACATTTGATATAGACGGCACACTTATAAAACGAAAAAATCCCAATTTATCCACTGCCAAAATAGACGCTATCAATAATTCGATAAATAAGGTGTTTTCTATCGACAGTATTTATTACCTCGATTTAATGAGTCCCGAGATGTACGGGATGACCGACAGATCCATCCTGCGCAAGATACTCTTTAAAATTGGCATAGATAAGTCGGTTATTGACCATAAATTTGATATTTTATTTGAAGAGATTTTAAAATATTTTTTCCAGCATCGCAAAGAGATTTGCGATGATTATATTATTCTGCCCGGAATTGTTCAGCTTCTTGATGCCCTTGAAAAACGGGGAGTAAAGCTTGGCCTTGCCACCGGAAATTTATCAGAGTTTGCCTATTGGAAACTTACCGGTGTAAAACTTGGCCATTATTTCAAATTCGGCGGATTTGGTGAGGATAATGAAGACAGGAGCGGCATTATTTCTGCGGCTCTCAAAAGAGCAAACAATTGCAGCAATACCAAAGCCTGTCATTTTGGCGATACGCCTTTTGATATTGAAGCCGCGAAATCCAATAATATTTTATCAGCGGCTATTTCATCGCAAGGCGGAGGAACTTTCGATTCTAAAACGCTTGCTGATACCGGAGCTGATTTGGTTGTGAATTCATGGGGGGAGATTGACAGGATATTAGAGCTTTTTCATAAGTAAATTAAAACTCATAGACCGCCTTATATGAATTAATCTTGCTGCTAAGCATTGCTTGGTAATAAGAGGGCGTATACGCCTAAGGCGGACGACCCTATGCGCTGCTTTATTCAGAAAATAATGGAAAAAGCCTTCTATGAATTAATCCTTGACTTGTAATCGCAGATAAAATATAAATTATCAGGTAAGCATTTTATTGTAAGGAATACTTAAATCATTATGATCTCAATTCCAATAATAGTAGATGATGTTAAAAAATTGGCGGAGTTTGCCATGACGCGCTGTCTTTATTTTACTATCGATTCGGATATTCCATTAACCGGCAGTTCCATAAGAGTCAATAAGAGAAAAATATCTTTATATATGGTTGGCTTTTCTGGCATAATCAGGAAGCCGCTTGGGAGCAAACGCACTTTTTCATCATTTCAGCTTATAGATGAGCTTTTTGACACGATTGAAACAGACCCGAATTTATTTATCGACCCGAATGATATCTGGCTGCCAAACATGATATTTAGCGATTTGCCGCATGAAAGAGGCAATATCTCTCGTCTCTTTGGTTATCCGCCGCTCAAAAGAGGCAGCGTTTATCGTATCAATGGAGATATATTTACCGAGGCATATAAGTTCAGAATGGATCAGATTTCGCAGGAACAGTTCATTGATTTCTGCAAACAGGTAGTTGATTCGACATTCTATTCGGAGGTTGAAACAATAGCTTTTAATGAATGGGAAAAACATCAGATTGATGAAACAAGGAGGCTTAAAAGCCAGCAGTAGTTTCTGATGTAATTATAAAGAAAATTATCGAGATTTTTAACGTATGAGTACGCTTGAGGCAACACTAATAGATGTCGGTTGGGGCGATTCGATTTTCATTGAAGCGGATGATAACAGCGGCCAAAAACATTACGCCCTGATTGATTCCAACGATACAACATATATGCTGTCGTCGTTTATTTATCTGAAAAGATATTTCGAGAAACAAAAGATTAAGTATGCTGATGTTAAACCGGTTTTCGATTTTATCATACTTACGCACGCGCACTCAGACCATGGCCAGGGCTTAAAGAAGATATTCCGCGAATTCGGCACGAAGCATTTCTGGTATTCAAAATCGAATAATCTCGGTGTTCTTGCCGGCTTGATGAAATACAGCAACCGGTCTAAAAATGTCGAAAACCATAAAGCTGTTAATAATCATACACCGCTGCCTTTATCATCTTTGGGGGATGTCGAGATGAAGGTTTTGTGGCCGCCTCCCAACCATATAGAAAACGATGAGAACAATAATTCGGTTGTTCTGCATTTGAAATTAGGTAACGCATCAATTGTTTTATCAGGCGATGCTGAGGAAGATGTCTGGCATCAAATAGCTGACCGCATCCCATCCGACACTAAAGTATTCAAAGTGCCTCACCATGGCTCTGTTAACGGCACCTTCGACAACTCTCATAACACACCATGGTTTTCCAATTGCCCTGCTGATGCCTTGTTAGGTATAAGCAGTCATATAAGACCATACAAACATCCCCACCGTGAGGTAATCGAACTTTTTGAAAATCATAATCGAAAGTATTTCCGAACAGATCGGCATTATCATATTACGTTTCAACTACAAGACGGCAATGTTCGGGTGAAGTATTCGCATTATAATGATGTTTAACCCCCAGGGATTTTACATGCTCGGTATCAGCATATTCGCGGCAGCTGCTCGCCGCTTAGCATATCAATGATGCGTTCAACGCCAAGCCCGCTTTTCATAGTTACTAAACCCGTATCCCGATTAGTTGTTTTGCCGATTATGCAGGCGTCGGCGCTAACAGAATCAGAATGCATAATCTCCAGCGCTTTTTCTGCATGTTTCTTCGGGATAAAAGCTATAAACCTGCCCTCATTGGCTATATATATCGGCTCAAAGCCAAGTATCTCGCAAGCGGCTTGAACCTCCTCGTCAACCGGTATGGAACTCTCATCAATTTCAATTTTATAACCGGAGCCTTTGGCGATTTCAACTAACGCAGAAGCCAGTCCGCCGCGGGTTAAATCTCTCAGGCAATGTATTTCAACTCCCGCATCAATAAGATTCATCACGCAATTTCTT
This portion of the Candidatus Zixiibacteriota bacterium genome encodes:
- a CDS encoding MBL fold metallo-hydrolase codes for the protein MSTLEATLIDVGWGDSIFIEADDNSGQKHYALIDSNDTTYMLSSFIYLKRYFEKQKIKYADVKPVFDFIILTHAHSDHGQGLKKIFREFGTKHFWYSKSNNLGVLAGLMKYSNRSKNVENHKAVNNHTPLPLSSLGDVEMKVLWPPPNHIENDENNNSVVLHLKLGNASIVLSGDAEEDVWHQIADRIPSDTKVFKVPHHGSVNGTFDNSHNTPWFSNCPADALLGISSHIRPYKHPHREVIELFENHNRKYFRTDRHYHITFQLQDGNVRVKYSHYNDV
- the tsaA gene encoding tRNA (N6-threonylcarbamoyladenosine(37)-N6)-methyltransferase TrmO, whose translation is MEDFKFEPIGYIECPQLKTIDDIYDRKKREKIKAKVVLNDKFEEALEDIETFDYIWLIFIFNRNIGKGYKTKFKPRPDPSAERGLFLTRSPYRPNPIGLSCVKLLGHEKNILYFENSDIIDSTPLLDIKPYIPNSDSHPNLRAGWLDKLK
- a CDS encoding squalene/phytoene synthase family protein — its product is MKYPDKNIKAEKFTAEMLPQVSRTFNLAIKFLPKELSRSVGLAYLLCRIADTYEDSDILNPSERQEMLLNYAALLDDCNHYDKDLVNSLENAFVDCSQPRQPDSNQATAKNLQSADDLPSIRLVENLNLVLSSVNTLPANHKKHIFNRAQEMAKGMANYTMLASGRESNVCFLKDEADWDNYCYYVAGTVGHMLTDIFSDYAGFSDTAREKLHIFGRSFGIGLQKVNVLKDAVVDTKRGICFLPQTFIDRYGVSFPQLSGTGSKGDLSGLVSAVVDVCRNHFQDSLEYIKIIPHKQLGLRMFLIVPVMLAAATMRLFSDYPQHLLEKGDIKLTRKDVWRLVRRSFYCKFSNRLLTYSFGKIYPG
- a CDS encoding HAD family hydrolase, with the protein product MTEAIATFDIDGTLIKRKNPNLSTAKIDAINNSINKVFSIDSIYYLDLMSPEMYGMTDRSILRKILFKIGIDKSVIDHKFDILFEEILKYFFQHRKEICDDYIILPGIVQLLDALEKRGVKLGLATGNLSEFAYWKLTGVKLGHYFKFGGFGEDNEDRSGIISAALKRANNCSNTKACHFGDTPFDIEAAKSNNILSAAISSQGGGTFDSKTLADTGADLVVNSWGEIDRILELFHK